A DNA window from Elephas maximus indicus isolate mEleMax1 chromosome 17, mEleMax1 primary haplotype, whole genome shotgun sequence contains the following coding sequences:
- the BMP10 gene encoding bone morphogenetic protein 10, translating to MGSPALRLCALFCLAAHLASGSPIMSLEQSPLEEDMPLFDDVFSEQDGVDFNTLLQSMKNEFLKTLNLSDIPMQDSVKVDPPEYMLELYNKFATDRTSMPSANIIRSFKNEELFTQPTSFNGLRKYPLLFNMSVPHHEEIIMAELRLYTLVQRDRMIYEGVDRKITIFEVLENKEDRGGERNMLILVSGEIYGTNSEWETFDVTDAIRRWQKSGSSTHQLEVHIESRHEEAEDPGRGQLEIDTSAQNKHVPLLVVFSDDQSSEKERKEELDEMIAHEQLLELDSLGLDGFSSGPGEEALLQMRSNIIYDSTARIRRNAKGNYCKRTPLYIDFKEIGWDSWIIAPPGYEAYECRGVCNYPLAEHLTPTKHAIIQALVHLKNSQKASKACCVPTKLEPISILYLDKGVVTYKFKYEGMAVSECGCR from the exons ATGGGTTCTCCGGCCCTGCGGCTGTGCGCTCTCTTCTGCCTGGCGGCTCACTTGGCTTCTGGCAGCCCCATCATGAGTCTTGAGCAGTCACCTCTGGAAGAAGACATGCCTCTCTTCGACGATGTCTTCTCAGAGCAAGATGGTGTCGACTTTAACACACTGCTGCAGAGCATGAAGAACGAGTTTCTCAAGACGTTGAACCTGTCTGACATCCCTATGCAGGATTCAGTCAAGGTTGACCCACCAGAGTACATGTTGGAACTCTACAATAAATTTGCAACAGATCGGACCTCCATGCCATCTGCCAACATCATTAGGAGTTTCAAAAACGAAG agcTTTTTACCCAACCAACCAGTTTTAACGGGCTCCGGAAATACCCTCTCCTCTTCAACATGTCCGTCCCTCACCATGAAGAGATCATCATGGCTGAACTCAGGTTGTATACCCTGGTGCAAAGAGACCGCATGATATATGAAGGAGTGGACCGAAAAATTACCATTTTTGAAGTACTAGAAAACAAAGAGGACAGAGGAGGTGAAAGAAACATGCTGATTTTGGTGTCTGGAGAGATCTACGGAACCAACAGTGAGTGGGAGACATTTGATGTCACAGATGCTATCAGACGTTGGCAAAAGTCAGGCTCATCCACCCACCAACTGGAAGTCCATATTGAGAGCAGACATGAAGAAGCCGAGGACCCAGGCAGGGGACAACTAGAAATAGACACCAGTGCCCAGAATAAGCATGTGCCTTTGCTTGTCGTGTTTTCTGATGACCAAAGCAGTGAAAAGGAGCGGAAGGAGGAACTGGATGAAATGATCGCTCATGAGCAACTTCTGGAGCTGGACAGCTTGGGCCTGGACGGTTTTTCCAGTGGCCCTGGGGAAGAAGCTTTGCTGCAGATGAGGTCAAACATCATCTATGACTCCACTGCCCGAATCAGAAGGAACGCCAAGGGAAACTACTGCAAAAGGACCCCTCTCTACATCGACTTCAAGGAGATTGGGTGGGACTCCTGGATCATTGCTCCGCCTGGATATGAAGCCTACGAATGCCGCGGTGTTTGTAACTACCCCCTGGCAGAGCATCTCACACCCACAAAGCATGCAATTATCCAGGCTTTGGTCCACCTCAAGAATTCCCAGAAGGCTTCCAAAGCCTGCTGCGTGCCCACGAAGCTAGAGCCCATTTCCATCCTCTATTTAGACAAGGGTGTTGTCACCTACAAGTTTAAATATGAAGGCATGGCCGTCTCTGAATGTGGCTGTAGATAG